The genomic stretch ttttgggcggatttacgcgagcagggctctgaaaatccgcccgtaagtgaacttaatagaatAGCCGGCAGAAGAccattcacacttttttttctctcacatacttttttttcttttggctctTAGTATattggggctggctggtcttaagTAGGCCTCCGTCTGAGGACTTCCCGGGTATGATGGTAGGATCAGCCAGAGATCAGCAGTGGCAGTTAGGAtgactggacgaggcagagttccagagacccaggcgccaatggAGAACAGCAGGGAAGACAGGTGCACCTAGGTGgaagaaggccgaagcctgagaggccaagtccagaaagATACCACTAGGGGCGTAAtggagcaggctgtggtcagacaggtggcaagcaaggataGACGGTAGAATGGGTACAGGTCAAACCCAGGAGACAGTCCgggaatggtcaggcaagcagaggtcaaaccgTAAGTTAATCAGTAttgtagtcagacgaagcaggggtcaagccaggagtcaatcagtagcgtggtcagacgaagcaggggtcaagccagaagtcaatcagtAGCGTAGACGAGCAGGgtagacacggaacacaggaacaggtaCCTGgacggagaacaggaacaagcaggatcaggaaccaggaacatagaCGAAGTACAAgaacaagcaactaagcacacaactagcatggagacctgttgccaaggcaaggaagcactggctgggcccagccttatataccgggaccgaGTGACGTCATCCACCGGGGCCGCGGGGtggtttcccgccgtggcccctttaaagcatGAACAGATgcgtgcgcgcatgcctaggaggtGGCGTGGCGCAGGATGGTGGCGTCTCCCCGTGAGCCATGCGGGGAGACCCTCCGCGGAGCTGGAAGGTCCACGGAGGAGCTTGGAGTGCTGGAGGCAACTCGGGTGTGCAGGCGGCTGCCCATGGCCGCAAGGGATgtggaaccaggagctggagcaggcaaatgAGGTAAGTGGGCCTGGTCAAGTGCCTGCCGTGGCCGGCACACACAAcagctggtagaggtgaagcttCAGTCTGTCCCATTTCAGAACACATTCACCAGCTGTTGGCATAAACCTTGTAGATTCACCTACAAGgttgcatcaactatgccacagcagtAAGTCCTACTCCCACAAGTGTGCAGTAATACCCTCGCTTTCCTCTGTCGGTGTAAGCAATGCTGGTTATTTAAAGATTATAATACAAGAAGGGCTTCTATGTTGTGCTTATGGTTATTTTTGATATTACTTATTGTGTGCATTTTATTAattcatgtttttattgtaacctgcttGGATCTTGGGATTATGCAGGCAAGAAagcctttaaaataaatagagaGTTTCAGCAACTTAACCAATAAGAGGTGCTGTTGGCGTAGAACTAATGCCTCATGATCAGAATGTAGACTATTCTATAATTCCAGCTGAGATGTTCCCTAACCAACAGGCTGAAAGCATTTCACTTggctattttgaatattttctttccatttttaacTTGACTCTTTAATACAATGCAATGCATAGAAACATGAATTGGTGTTCATTTCTTCTTTTTGGAAGATTTTCTCCAAAGTTTGTTAATTTGAAGATTTCTTAAGTTTAGCTTTTGGTTGGTTCTCATTAGcctctttttaaattttgcattctGTGTAGGTCAAGAATGCTTCCGTGGAACTAAGTCTGACGGCAAAAGCATCATGTTGTTTCTCAATAACACCCAATTCCAGCCTCCATTCTTCATCCTGAAGGGTATTCCAGGACTGGAAGATGTGCACATTTGGATCTCCATCCCATTCAGTTTGATGTATGTGATTACAGTTATAGCAAATTGTCTTATCTTCTTTATTATCAAAACCGAAGCACGCCTCCACCAGCCCATGTATATTCTTCTTTCTGTGTTGGCAGGGATTGATCTTGCTTTGTCTACCTCCTCACTTCCAAAGGCAATTGGAATCTTTTGGTTCAAACTTGAGGAAATACATTTCGATGTCTGTCTGTTGCAGATGGTTCTAATTCATGGCCTGGCAAGTATTGAATCTGGAATCCTGATGCTAATGGCCTTAGATCGCTACATTGCAGTGTGCAACCCCCTGAGATACACGGCTATCCTAACCAACACACTCTTAGCAAAAATGGTGGTCATCGTTTTAATGAGAAGTGCAGTGCTTGTTTCTCCAGTTTCCTTCCTTCTCAAAAGACTGCCATTCTGTAACAGCAACGTCATTCATCACACGTACTGTGAGCACATGTCTGTAGCAAAGCTGGCCTGTGCAGATATTACAGTCAACTTTGTGTATGGGTTGAGCGTGTCTCTGTTCATAGGTGGGCTCGACGTGCTGCTTATCGCTTTGTCTTATGCACTGATACTTAAATCTGTCATGAACCTCTCTTCGAAGGATACCCGGGCAAAGGCTTTTAGCACCTGCACTGCCCACGTCTGCGTGATTGCTGTCTTTTACACGTCATCTCTCTTCTCCGTTTTTATACAGAGGTTTAAGAACAAGGTGGCCCCTTCTGTTCACATTACTGTGGCCAATATCTACCTCCTTGTCCCCCCCATGGTAAATCCCATCATCTATGGGGTGAAGACAAAGCAGATCCAGGAGAGGATACTGAAGATGATCTGTCGGGGAAAGGTCACTTCTGATCAGAAACCTTAATGGGCACCTCTTTCTCATACACCCTCCTGTGTATTCTGAAGTATTTCAGACGCGCACAGGAAATGTATTAGCATCCATTCTGATCAGAGCTGTATGCTTACTGTGAAATCAGGATTTCTGTGCATTAGCAATACGATTATTTTTAAACTGTCTCTGCACAGCTCCTAAGAGTCCCACCAAAGTACATGATCTCTTGGTTATATATATAGAACATTTCTCTAGCTCCTCAATCTTTTCCAGGTCCTGATAAAATCCCATTAATGGGACTGCTCCCATGATCATCTCAGAGAAGCCTGAGGACAGTTTTAAGGGACTCCATGCTGCAGTCAGGCCCTCATTGTCTTCAAAGCTGTGCTGTGTGAGCCATAATGCGGTGCTCAGACTGTGGCAATGGGGTGGATGGAGAGGCAGCGGCATCTCGAGAACTTTGCTGGTGCTTCGTTATGTCAGGCAGCGAGTAATGGGAGatagagagactgaagaggaaaaaCAGAGAGCGACTccagagaagcagaagaggcAGTGATAGAGACAGGGAAGAGGGCAAGGCatggggggagagagtgactggGCAGTGATGCTGAAGAGAGAGTGAAAGGGAGATGGGaatggagagggggagagagagaatttgaaaggggagaagggaaacAGAAAGAAGTTGAGGGAAGAGATGACTTTTGATCTTGGGTCACAGGGTATGACCAGAGAATGGTGAACTCCGATATGTTAAATTATCATGCAGAGTGGGGGAGTAGTCTAGTGGTGAGAGTAGAGGGCTATGGAtcaggagaccagcgttcgagtcctgctgtcgctccttgtgaccttgggtaagtcactttaccttccattgcctcaggtacaaaacttagattatgagccctgttgggatagggaaatacctgcagcacctgaatgtaatctgccttggtgccaaaaagcagaatatagataaatagatatgCAGTGTTGAATGACAAGTCAGCGTGTGCAGACAGCAGCTGCCAGTGAAGGAGCGGAGACAGCGAGAATCCCTAGGATTATTCCAGCAGGCTCTTCACAGGATTTTGTTTAAGTGACTTTTGATTGGCATTAGCTAAGTATGCCGTGCTGCTTCTCAATCTGATTACTTATGTTTTGTTTAATTAGTTAGTGATTTTAATTACTACCAGTGTAATTTTAGTGTAAAATTGTTTTGTGATGCTATGTGTTTTGTGAAAATGTTTGCTCATCACTCTGAACTGCAGCGGTTCAGCGATTAACAACGGagattaaataaacaaacacggTATGGTAGAGAAAGAAAGCTGCAAGCTCCTGGAGGAATATGCGACCCATTTATAAAGGATTTCTGGAAGACGTGGAATGATGAGTAGCAGGGGCGTTAGGTGAATGACCAGGTTGGAGGTGCACCTGCATGGACCTAGGCCCCGACCCAGCCCCCAAACCTGAAAAATGTGCCGGGGCCAGGAACCAACCAGGCTCCCCACTTACCCGTTCCATGAGGACCCTCATGGAATGGGGCAAAGCCCTTAAGAATGGCTGTGACACTGGCACCAGTCTCAGGGCCCGGCAGTCTCTATTCTGTTGCATGGTCCTACAAGAAAAAAATGGTCTCGGCCAGCCTTGACTCTGAGGAAGCTCCGAAGAAACCTCAGGACAGGCTCAGGGCTCATGCAAGAGTAATAGTCGCCCTAAGCGAACCTTAAGGCCTTGCATGTTCCCCAGTGCCCCGGGTGATAGCTTCCTTGCACACAAAATActgtgcatttataacaacagattttacatgaaaagtacagtcttctgagtcACAAATATCACTTACAGTATTTAtattagatttacatgcactgttgtgatgccaaccagaagaTCCTGCAAATAGACCCTATTTATATTAGATTTACATgtactgttgtgatgccaaccagaagaTCCTGCAAATAGACCCTTAGAACTCATATAGTATTTGGCCTAATGTAATGCAtgatgggtgtgggcttggcccttagaaagccatgagTTAAGTGAATTACATGTACATTATATTAAATCCCATGCCAAAATAACACTTACTACCTGCAGTGCaactattacaccaggccctaaacaccaatacacctcctgttaggaaaacagaacaagcttgactgctagagatccctacacataaaccacatgctagcagaatatcttaTTTCATATCATAGTAACAGAgtattgacggcagaaaaagagcaaatggtccatccagtctgcccagcaagtttcccatggtagcaactccatgcaggttacccctctgtttctgttaagggtagcaactgccactccgagGAGTTTACCATCAAGCTTTATATATTTTTACTgctgaggagccttcttgaaaattcagactgtgctgcttgacgtggtttgcttttggacttggccgaagaaggagtcctgtgctttttccctaaagtctgcgcatcagtaccccagactgtaaaagctAGGGCCCGTGTTGGTCATACATGTAGAACAACGACCAACCTTGaaccaatacagaataaaggcaccataaaacataaacagaaatatgcagacaaaaaaatgtgaactagaaaccacaatccagactctgtatacagtacaacaatggaaaaacagaaacatccccCTCTCTCATAAAACATCAGTCagtaaaatcatgaaatataaaagaTCATAACAGCAGACCATACCTAGAAAGCGAACCAAAATTTTAAACCAAATGACGAATAGAATAACTTTTCTATTGATACATTTTGGGATCACATGGTACAAGTCCTTGTTCTGTGTGAGTTTTCCCCTTTCATCTACTCTGTGTATTCTTGGCTTGTTTCTCAGTAAGTGTTGCTTAATTGCTAAGAGGTGTATAATGTGAAAAGGTTGGCTACAGACCCCATCACGCATTGATATGTGGAGAGAAGAAATGATTTGGGTTACAGTGTATGGAATTTAAAACCTTGTACATGAAGCCAAAGGTTTAttgtgggaaattttcaaagatcttcattcaaaattcaAATTGTAATTGTATCTCAATGTTATCGTGGAAATTTGGAGTTTGATAGTATGATATACTTGGTATAATTCCTGCCTTTTGATCACCTAACACTCAAAATAAAATTACTACTTTGTTAGTTGATATAGGAGGGGTTGTAACTGTATTTGTTTATTGTTGATTTGAATAATTAATAAAGATATTATGGGAacaaaaaactcatataaaattttttcagacatcaataaaataattcaaaacagtaaATCCAAATAACATCTGATAATTAAAACAAAGATATAAAAACAGATGCCATGGGATTAtcttgaattagcaggaggacaGAGGGGGTTGTTGCGCACATTCTCCTCTCTGTTTTTTACACACCCAAATGCTTTCACACTCTCAAACATAAAcacgctctctcactctcacacacacatgttctcttgttctctcacatatacacataaacacacatgctctctcactttcacataaaCACATGGAAGCATACTctttcacactctctcacacacacacatgctctcactctcacacacacaaattctctcttgctcatacacatacacacatataatctcacgctcacacccacacccacacccacacccatacTCTCTCGctttcacacatactctcacacacacacacacacacacacacacgttctctcaaTCTCACGCGCATGTTCtgtcgctctcacacacacacgcgcactcACACATTTTTTCACCTCTTTAGAGGCACACATAGAACAGCCTCCTCTTTTAGCTCCCATAGCTGATGGGAGCTTCCTTTTTCTTCTGTCTATGGGGGCTGTAAAGGTTCTTTTCTGGTTACATATAGACCCCacagctcttcctccttctgctcTCAAGGCCCCCATGGATTTTCCCCATGCTGCTTTTAATGCTAGGAGGGCCTGATGCTCTTCCTTATACTCCTTCTGAGGCTGGTCAAGCCCTCGGCTTACTTTTCTACTGCTCATGTGCCACTGTGCGTGCTCATGCTACTGTTTTTGTTGACAGGGGCGGCCATAGCATTTCCTCCTTCCCACCCACGTGGGTCCTTACTACGCTACTTCTGATCCTGTGTAGGTGAGAAGTAGGAAATGCTATGGCTGGTGCCAGTCCCAATGGAAGTTGGCACTGGGCACTATGACGAATGTTATGCCCCTACTGAGTAGTAAAGGAGATTCTCGTATGTACTCCCGTGGTGATTTATTCGAAAGAGGGAGGAAGCCTATGGCAAACTGAGGAGATGGATTCAAAACTCTCAAGAAGGCCAGGAATAGGCCACAGACCTTAAATCCCTTGTATTTTTCTATGAGAAGATATTTGGTGATATATTAAGCAAACCCAATGACCTCTCACTACAGCtgtgaattttaaatcatatgctcAGCACAGAGGATTAAAACTGTGTGCAGTCATCGCTCCTGTGAAAAGCAGCTTGTGGAGGTAAGAAACAAGCagttctgttaccattaaggcccAGGTGAACCTTTAGCTTGTAAGCGTGTAGATTCGTGACggggggaggttaccattcaaatgcagcccctccttttGAGGGTGCTGTCTCCCTGCAAGAGTTTTTAAACAGCTCACTCCAGAGAGGCTCTGGGCAGTCCCTTACGCTTTACTTAGAGTTGGGAGGCGGTGAGGAGCTTTACTTGTGTTGGATTTTTTTTCAGGCCCAATCAGAGGAGTCAGACACATACT from Rhinatrema bivittatum unplaced genomic scaffold, aRhiBiv1.1, whole genome shotgun sequence encodes the following:
- the LOC115082019 gene encoding olfactory receptor 52N4-like, whose amino-acid sequence is MLFLNNTQFQPPFFILKGIPGLEDVHIWISIPFSLMYVITVIANCLIFFIIKTEARLHQPMYILLSVLAGIDLALSTSSLPKAIGIFWFKLEEIHFDVCLLQMVLIHGLASIESGILMLMALDRYIAVCNPLRYTAILTNTLLAKMVVIVLMRSAVLVSPVSFLLKRLPFCNSNVIHHTYCEHMSVAKLACADITVNFVYGLSVSLFIGGLDVLLIALSYALILKSVMNLSSKDTRAKAFSTCTAHVCVIAVFYTSSLFSVFIQRFKNKVAPSVHITVANIYLLVPPMVNPIIYGVKTKQIQERILKMICRGKVTSDQKP